The Blastocatellia bacterium nucleotide sequence AACCTGTGTGGCGACCCTCGCCGTTGAGCGCGCGAAATACAAACTTGAAAATAGAGATGGCGACGGCGATGGCAATGACGAGAAACAAAACCGACACAAGCAACTTCACCAATCCAGCAAGCATCGCCAGCAAGCCAAAAGCAATCTTGATTAAGACAATCGCGGCAATGATGCCGCCGATCCATTTCAACACCTGCATAGGCTTATGTCCTCCTCAATTGAACTGAGTTGATCTGCATGACATTCAATTCCAGCGAAACGCAACATCTCGCTCCTTGGCTTTCAATCAGGCCGGTCTGACCCGGTTGGCTCCGGTGACGAGTCACTGGGTCCGGTCGGTTTTGCCGTGGGGGGAATAAGCGTTGTTGGCATCATCACGGGGTACGACGTGGCATCAACCACCTCGGCCGTTTGGTGGGGCCGACGCGCCCGCCACAGCAAATAGATGGCCAACCCTATCAATATCACCGGCACAAGTATCGCGCGACTCATCAAGCCGCCCGACCAGTAGAAAGCTGTTGCCACGAAAAAGACGATACCAAGAGCAATCAACAAACCGGCCCATGTACGGACATTCTCTTGCAGCAAGCCCCGCAACGGCTCGCCCGGCTCAGCCGGATACAGACCATGTTCGATAGCGCGAGCTGTGCGATAGGCATCCATGATCGAATACAGATAAAATGCCACTCCACCGAACCCGAATAGCTCCAGCCGCGTCAACTCAGCCATCTGAAACAAGCCCACCGTCACGAGGAAATGCGTCAACGCTTTCGCCCGTTGCCCGTTGTAAGCTGCTCCCAATCCGGGGATCAGCGCGGCCAATGCTGCCAGCACAGGCGAGAAACGTGAGCGGCTCGGTGGGACCGGAGTGGCTGGGCCGGCAGCCTGCAACATCTGGACGCCGCGCACAATGCAATCCTGACAATACGCCCGTCGCTTGATGCGGTGGTCGCAGATGGGACACAGTGGACGGCCACAGATTTCACATCGCGCTGTCGCTCGATGCTCTGGATGATAAAAACATCTGACCATGCCTCTGATCCATCCGGTATTCGTTTCAAGTCCACTGCCGACTACGGCCAAACAGGCAATTTAGTTCAAGCATCTTTTGCCATTGACTCGCCCCAATCATTGTTGGTGCGGCAGCCATCCCGCTTGAGTCGCTAGGCCGGGACAGTTGATCCCCAACCATGCCACCGATCCGTAGCCCGATTTCGATCAGGCAGCCCATTCAGTAACACACGCCAACGGCCACAGGTGAGTCATTCACGGAAGCGGCCACCAAAAATCTATTGACCTTGTCGGCTCCCCGATACAACTACAGATCGGCAGGTCTCATTCACGGAAGCAACCACGGAAAATCTACTAATACCAATCGTGGAGAAAAAGACCACGTTGACAGAGCCAAACAGCATGGCGAGACCTGAACTGATTGAGCGCGAATTTGCGATTTTCCTCCGGCATCTACTCAGGCGGCGGCAGCCGCTCACAAGAGGGTAACCAGACGCGCAACGCCTGGGAGCCGTCATCCTCTAATCCCTCGCGCATTCAACAGCGCGACCCGTTCTCTCAGCAGCTCGTTCATGCTGTCCAATCGCTGGCCGCTATAGCGGTTTGCCAATGAGTTTATCCTCGGAGGCGCACGCCGGCGTGCATGAGCCTGCAAGATGCAGGGACTCCGGCTGAAGACAATTGAAAATCGCTCCAGGGCGCGGCTCTGGCGCGTCTTCAACGCGCCACTATTGTTCGGCCTGCAGTTCCAGACGTTGCACGTCTGGCTACCTTCTTGCGGGCCGCTTGCGCGGCTCAGCAGAAATGAGCGTCGTAATCAGAAAATCGGAGACGGCCGCTTGGGACGTTCTACTGCTGCGCCTCATGTCGCTTCATTAAACATGGCCTTTCTTCAGACCAACTGTACGGGCGGCTCGCTGTGGCCGCCCGCATCCTGACGCCAATCCATTCCAAAGCAAGGCTTGAATCCCCCTCCCGGCCCCTTTCCCTCGCAATCCTCTTTGCAGCGCCTGTGTCAAACTGTACGGGCGGCTCGCTGTGGCCGCCCGCATCCTGACGCCAATCCTTCCAAAGCAAGGCTTCAATCCCCTCCCGGCTGCTGGTTCACACGTGGCCTCTCTTCGGACTACTGGGATAAACACATGCTCGGCCACAGCGCGGCGAAGCGAAGCAGGCAACGTGTGCTCCGAATACTCACTCGTCGCACTTTCACATTTGCTGCTAATTGATGACGACCATCATATCACCTTCATCCGTCGCAGTATTTTGGCTAGCTCGATGCGTCCACGATTGATGCGAGATTTGACTGTGCCTTCGGGAATCTTCAGAGTAGCCACGATCTCCTGATACGACAATTCTTCTATGTCGCGCAGAATAATCACCGTTCGCAAGTCAGGCGAGAGTTTATCAATCGCCTTTTGAATTTGCTGGCTCAGCTCGCGCCGTTCAACAAGCTTCTGTGGGCTTTCAACGCGACTTTGCAAACGATACGAGTGAACTTCCAAATCATCGCTACTTTCCGCGGGTGTTCGGCTGCGTCTGCGCCAGTCGTCTATGATCAGATTGCGCGCGACGCGCATCAGCCAGTTCGATAAATTCCCAGCAGCCGGGTTGTACTGGTCTAGTGTTCGATACAATCGCAGGAAAACTTCCTGGGCTAGGTCTTCGGCGGCTTCGTGATTGCCGACAAACCGATAAGCGAGATTGTAGATCCGCCGTGAATACTGCCGGACGATCTCCTCCCACGCAGCGTCATCACCAGCCAGACACCGCCGCACTAACTGGACATCATCATTGACCAACGCTACCGTCGCTCCCATACCACTTCGTACTGTTCAACGTCGCCCCTATTATGATTGTTTTTGGCGGCGTTGGCAAAACGAAATCCACGCAACAGGAGTTCAAATCAGAGACGTCTGCCATCTCATGTCCGTCCGCAGCGCGATTCACCCGCTGCCCTTGCCCGCCTGGGCACAGCGCCCGGAGCCGGTCTTCAGACTGACGAGCGGTCTGTGCCCGGAGGTCTGCGGCCTGCACTCTTGCTTGACCGGCCGATAGGTTTTCGGCTACTTTTGCCCGTCGAACCAGAGTGCGTACTCAACGTCCAACATTGAAATTCCTGGCCTGGCTGGTCGTAGCAGTCATACTCATCTACTATTTTGCTCAAGGGCTGCAATGGGCTGAAATCAAGGCAAATTATCGGGATTTGCATTGGGGCATGGCCATTGCCTCGATGGTGCCCATCATGATGACCTACGTGGTTCGCTCACTGCGCTGGGGAGCATTTCTCGAACCCATCGGACAACCTTCGCTCCGTAATCTGTTTGCTGCTACAACGGTCGGTTTCTCCAGTATATTCGTCGTGGGCCGCGTCGGCGAAGTGGCTCGTCCGCTTTATTTGAGTCTGCGCGAGCCATTGCGACCAAGCGCGACGCTGGCCACCATCATGATTGAGCGGCTATTCGATTCAACCGCAGTCGCATTGTTGTTCGCGCTGGACCTGGCCGCATTTCAACCACGCATCACGGATCATCAGCAACTGGCCAACGTCCGTCAGATTGGATTTGGCTTGCTCATCGCGTTAGGCGCTCTGATTGCCGGTCTCTCTTACTTCCGGCTCCACGTGGACGACGTGCTGCGCGTTGTCAACCGCGCGCTGGGCTGGTTACCGGCCCAGCTTCGGCAGGTGCTGTTGAATCTGTTACGTCATCTGGCTGATGGACTGCATGTGCTCCACAATGCGCGTGAGCTGTTGATCACGGCCGGCTATACACTGTTGCTCTGGGCGCTGGTGACGCTCAGTTTCTGGACATTGGTCAGAGCCTTTGGCGTCGCGTTGTCGCCCGCCTCCATTGTCTTCATACTCGGATTTGCCATGCTGGGATCGCTTGTGCCAACGCCGGGCGGATCAGCAGGCGCCTTTCATACGGCGACGATGGTTGGTCTCATGGCGTTGAACATCGAGCGTAACCAGGCTGCAAGCATGGCCATCGCTATGCACCTGGTCGGCTTCGGAACCGCTCTCCTATTCGGTGTGTACTTTTTGATTCGCGATGGAATTTCACTCAAAAACCTGCGCGCGATGATAGCTCACGAGATGGCTCCACTCAATCCAACAAGCGGCAGCGCAACCAACAGCACACCCGTGCAGGTCATAGGAGCAAAACCATGAAATGTCAGTATTGCGGACACCTCGAAGATAGAGTTGTTGACTCGCGCGAATCGCGCGAAGGCGATCTGATTCGTCGCCGACGCGAATGCACCAAATGCGGGCGACGCTTCACCACCTATGAGCGCATTGATGAAATTCCTTACATGGTCGTCAAGAAAGATGGCACGCGCGAAGTCTTCGACCGACAGAAAGTGATGAACGGCATCTTGAAAGCTTGCGAAAAGCGCCCCATCCCCATCACCAAAATCGAAGCGGTAGTGGACGCCGTTGAATCGTTCGTGCGCAATTCGCCGGAACGCGAGCGTCCCACACGCAAGATCGGCGAACTCATCATGCGGCGATTGAAAGAGCTGGACAAGGTCGCTTATGTTCGCTTTGCCTCGGTCTACTTGGAATTTCAAGATGTCTCTGAATTCATGGCCGAACTCAAACAACTGGTCCATCGCAAAGAACGGAAATCGAAATAGCACGGATAGCGCATTGGGACGCTGCGCGCCCAATTGCATCATAGCTGGATGCGCCGCTGCGCGTTGTTCAGGAAAGTGTGGGGGGAGAAAGCATCGCACCTGATGCAGTGACCCTTCACCTACTTCGCTTCACACCAACTCACGGTGGCAATCTTGATTAGGCCAGCGGCTCAAATTCTGTAACAGGTTCTCCCCCAAGAGACCACGATTTGATTCCTCTGAAAATAGCCACAGATTTCAGAGATTCACACCGATGGTCCTCTCGGTGACAATCGGTGCAATTTGTGGCCGACTCCTCAGGAAGTAGCCCACGAAACACACGAACCTCACGAAAGAATTGTATTTTCATCGTTCCTGGTGAGCGCGGAGCTCATGGGCGATTCGCTTGAAAATAACATTTGAGCGTTTCCTCGGAAACACCACCGATGAACACAGATGGAGACAGAGTGATACCAATTGCGGGTTGAAGAATTCGGTCCTATCCACTCACACGCATTCTACGCGGGGGCCCACAGCGAGGCCCCCCTACAGGCCTCCCTGCCTGCCCGCTTTCCTGGCAAAAACGCGAGCCCAGAGCCACCCTGTACGGGCGGCTCGCCGTGGCCGCCCGACTCCTCTCCCTCCTCTGCATATAACCATTTTCATCCTTCGTGGTGAATGTAAGTTCATGGCCGACTCCTCTGCAAATAACCATTTTCATCCTTCGTGGTGAACGTAAGCTCATGGGCGACTCGCATGAAAATTCCCGGCCACGCGGGCTGCTGTGTTTTTGACGCTCAAAACCAACTGTTGTATGATTGGCCCGCATTTCCTTAAGAGGAGGTGACTGTGAGAGGGAGGCTGATTTCATCCACTTCAAGCTGCTATTCAATTTTTCCGGACAGGGCAACGAGCGTCTGTGCAAGCACTGACCCTGGAAATGCGATAAGGCGTCACTGGGCAACGTCACCTTTGAATGGGTGGAGTACGTTACCCGCAGCTTGTCTCAGTGAAAGATGCCATTGGGAGGGCAGATGAATCCTGGAGCCATTGTCCATTTCCGCAACCGCGACTGGGTGTTGCTACCGAGCGAGGAGCAAGACGTTCTGCTGGTACGTCCGCTGACAGGGTTGGAAGATGACGTGGTAAAAATTCATAACGGCCTCGCTAACCTGGTTGGTTACGAGCTTCCGTTTGAGCATGTCAAATCGGCCTCATTTCCTCTACCCACGCTCGACGACATTTCCGACGCCGTGAGTGCACACCTGCTCTGGCAGGCGGCGCGCCTGACGCTGCGCGAAGGGGCGACACCGTTTCGCTCGCTCGGCCGCGTCTCGATTCGTCCGCGCGTCTACCAATTCGTGCCGCTGCTGATGGCGCTGCGGCTCGATCCGGTGCGGCTCTTCATCGCCGACGACGTCGGGGTCGGCAAGACGATCGAAGCCTTGTTGATCGCAAGAGAGCTTCTCGATCGGGGAGAAATTCGTCGCTTCTGCGTGCTCTGCCCGCCTTATCTTTGCGAGCAGTGGGCCAGCGAGCTTGCCCAAAAGTTCAATCTTGAGCCCGTGGTGATTCGCTCCGGCACCATCGCTCAACTGGAGCGGCAGGTTCCGCCGGGCAAAAGCATCTACGAGCACTTCCCGGTGCAGGTGGCGAGCATTGACTTCATGAAGACGGATCGAAACCGTCATCAATTCCTCCAGTTTTGCCCCGAACTCGTGATCGTGGACGAGGTGCACGGCGCAGCAGAAGCGCAGGGGCAGAGCCAGCAGGAACGGCATGCGCTGCTGCGGGAGGTAGCGAAGAACGAGCAGCGTCATCTCATCTTGCTCACGGCGACCCCGCATTCCGGCATCGAGGGGGCTTTTCGCTCGCTCCTCGGTCTCCTCCGTCGTGATTTCGTAGAGTGGAATATCGCCGACCTCGCCGAAGAGCAGCGCATTGAGCTTGCCCGTCACTTCGTTCAGCGCACGCGGGCCGACATCCTTTCGACGTGGGAGACCGTAGCTCCTTTCCCTAAGCGTGAACCGGCCGACGAGACCTACGAGCTATCGGACCGCTACCGCGAGTTGTTCGAGCGGACTTACCAGTTTTGCTCAGAGATCGTGCAGACGGGCGAGCGACTCGAAGAGCGCAAACGGCGCGTGCGCTACTGGGGCGCGCTGGCGCTTCTGCGTTGCGTCATGTCGAGCCCGGCGGCAGCCGTGGTGGCGCTGACAAATCGCGCTGGCCCCTTGCTGGACGACGAACCGGAGTCGGTGTTTCGCCCTTTCGTCTTCGAATCGGCGGAGGACCGCACTGACGATGAGACCCCGACACCGCCGCTAGAGGCAACCGAAGCAACCCTGCACGACGCCGATCGCCGCCGACTGCGGGAATTGGCCAAAGCCGCTGAAGCACTGCGCGGGTCTGCCGAGGACACCAAGCTTCGCCGGGCAACCGAGATCGTGCGCAAGCTCCTCGGCGAACGGTTCCATCCCATCCTCTGGTGCCGCTACGTCGCCACCGCCGAATACGTGGCCGAGCACCTGCGTCAAGCGCTATCGCAAGACGTTCAGGTCGTCTGCGTCACGGGGCGAATGGGCGACGACGAGCGGCAGGCAAAAATTGAAGAGATTGATCCTGACTGGCCTCGTGTGCTCGTCGCGACCGACTGCCTCTCGGAGGGCGTCAACCTTCAGGAGAAGTTTACCGCTGTCGTGCACTATGACCTGCCCTGGAACCCCAATCGCCTCGAGCAGCGCGAAGGTCGGGTGGACCGTTACGGCCAGCCGTCGAAAGTGGTCAAAGCCGTGCGCTTCTTCGGGCGCGACAATCCAATTGACGGCGTCGTGATTGATGTGCTGCTTAACAAGGCGCGAGAGATTCACCGAACGCTCGGCACGCATGTGCCCGTGCCCGAGGAGAGCGAAAGCGTTACGCAAGCAGTTCTTCAAGCCTTGTTCCTCCGTAAGCGAAATCAGAGCCCGTACCAGCTTGTGCTGGGCCTGGGCATTCCTGAGGTGGACATGTTTCACCGCCGCTGGGAACGCGACGCCGAGCGCGAGCGGGTGAACCGCACGCGGTTTGCCCAGCGCGCGCTCAAGCCCGAAGAAGTCCAGCGCGAACTGGAAGCGACCGACGCTGTACTGGGCGATCCGGCTGCTGTGCGGGAGTTCGTGCTTGCCGCTGCGCAGCGTGTGGGACTTACCATAACACCTGATCGCCGGCTCGGTGTGTTACGCGTGGGTGTGTCGCCAGATGCGGTCGCGACGGTTCCAGATCCTATTCGGCTCGCCCTTCCCGCCGCCAAGAGTGGCCGCTGGCTTATCAGTTTCGACTCCCCAACGCCGGAGGGAGCCGAGTATCTGGGCCGCAACCACCGTTTCGTGGCCACTCTGGCGCGCT carries:
- a CDS encoding sigma-70 family RNA polymerase sigma factor — protein: MGATVALVNDDVQLVRRCLAGDDAAWEEIVRQYSRRIYNLAYRFVGNHEAAEDLAQEVFLRLYRTLDQYNPAAGNLSNWLMRVARNLIIDDWRRRSRTPAESSDDLEVHSYRLQSRVESPQKLVERRELSQQIQKAIDKLSPDLRTVIILRDIEELSYQEIVATLKIPEGTVKSRINRGRIELAKILRRMKVI
- a CDS encoding flippase-like domain-containing protein, which translates into the protein MRTQRPTLKFLAWLVVAVILIYYFAQGLQWAEIKANYRDLHWGMAIASMVPIMMTYVVRSLRWGAFLEPIGQPSLRNLFAATTVGFSSIFVVGRVGEVARPLYLSLREPLRPSATLATIMIERLFDSTAVALLFALDLAAFQPRITDHQQLANVRQIGFGLLIALGALIAGLSYFRLHVDDVLRVVNRALGWLPAQLRQVLLNLLRHLADGLHVLHNARELLITAGYTLLLWALVTLSFWTLVRAFGVALSPASIVFILGFAMLGSLVPTPGGSAGAFHTATMVGLMALNIERNQAASMAIAMHLVGFGTALLFGVYFLIRDGISLKNLRAMIAHEMAPLNPTSGSATNSTPVQVIGAKP
- the nrdR gene encoding transcriptional regulator NrdR: MKCQYCGHLEDRVVDSRESREGDLIRRRRECTKCGRRFTTYERIDEIPYMVVKKDGTREVFDRQKVMNGILKACEKRPIPITKIEAVVDAVESFVRNSPERERPTRKIGELIMRRLKELDKVAYVRFASVYLEFQDVSEFMAELKQLVHRKERKSK
- a CDS encoding DEAD/DEAH box helicase translates to MNPGAIVHFRNRDWVLLPSEEQDVLLVRPLTGLEDDVVKIHNGLANLVGYELPFEHVKSASFPLPTLDDISDAVSAHLLWQAARLTLREGATPFRSLGRVSIRPRVYQFVPLLMALRLDPVRLFIADDVGVGKTIEALLIARELLDRGEIRRFCVLCPPYLCEQWASELAQKFNLEPVVIRSGTIAQLERQVPPGKSIYEHFPVQVASIDFMKTDRNRHQFLQFCPELVIVDEVHGAAEAQGQSQQERHALLREVAKNEQRHLILLTATPHSGIEGAFRSLLGLLRRDFVEWNIADLAEEQRIELARHFVQRTRADILSTWETVAPFPKREPADETYELSDRYRELFERTYQFCSEIVQTGERLEERKRRVRYWGALALLRCVMSSPAAAVVALTNRAGPLLDDEPESVFRPFVFESAEDRTDDETPTPPLEATEATLHDADRRRLRELAKAAEALRGSAEDTKLRRATEIVRKLLGERFHPILWCRYVATAEYVAEHLRQALSQDVQVVCVTGRMGDDERQAKIEEIDPDWPRVLVATDCLSEGVNLQEKFTAVVHYDLPWNPNRLEQREGRVDRYGQPSKVVKAVRFFGRDNPIDGVVIDVLLNKAREIHRTLGTHVPVPEESESVTQAVLQALFLRKRNQSPYQLVLGLGIPEVDMFHRRWERDAERERVNRTRFAQRALKPEEVQRELEATDAVLGDPAAVREFVLAAAQRVGLTITPDRRLGVLRVGVSPDAVATVPDPIRLALPAAKSGRWLISFDSPTPEGAEYLGRNHRFVATLARFLLENALTEHGNAAASRCGALRTRMVSELTTLLLLRVRYLVEQPHAQLLLSEEVLAMGYSSGAQKAIRWLDDGEALRLLAEAKPDANIPLGEKRELVQRELDHLGKWRMASGEWGRGNKLQKGIRSKIEERARQLEHTHKRIRQAVSLRVRGLEVKPQFPPDLLGILILQPMVQP